From the genome of Ictalurus furcatus strain D&B chromosome 4, Billie_1.0, whole genome shotgun sequence, one region includes:
- the LOC128606516 gene encoding dynein regulatory complex subunit 7-like isoform X1 has protein sequence MDKQTNFVEEIVSELVENLPLRPTRHAAGTAGAGAGVSTLDDGERPANTPHTSPTQVPSEVEPNMEEAKLKEKEDREEKEEAKLKEKEEAKLKEKEDGEEKEEAKLKEEDGEEKEEAKLKEKEDGEEKEEAKLKEKEEAKLKEDGEEKEEAKLKEKEDGEEKEEVELKEDGEEKEEAKLKEKEDGEEKEEAKLKEKEDGEEKEEAKLKEKEDREEKEEAKLKEKEDGEEKEEVKLKEKEDGEEKEEAKLKEKEDREEKEEAKLKEKEDGEEKEEAKLKEKEDGEEKEEAKLKEDGEEKEEAKLKEDGEEKEEAKLKEKEEGEEKEKGEEKEEGEEKEEGEAKKEGEEKEEGEEKEEGEEVEEGERAVLSEQKPKLDQAECPVSYSENSAEEKLLVSMAEDLHARYSSQYPDRKPLLLCPVNEFGVKKFVCTTLRRIPIPYRELYAWQGCASFISDFLTLELLECPSEIPKQLYSPTWVVRNQRGTCFDYATLLCSLLLGTGYNAYCVSGYAVKEVCLLDLSNQECPLLKPQDTVEETRSEQKKKLKYMVKPPRELKSTFKQRQEEKKLQEHHAMLAKQQEAERLKEEQEHSPDPLWGLRVHSWVLVLAGKRDISESFFIDPLSGQSYPTSSACFLGIESVWNHENYWVNIQDCRSGCTEMTYDLRDVLKWECMMLSSSSSPLDPPDETEEENEEQNDEETEEPKGYEMPQSWVTQIHISEEDLESRFPGGSKVICYKNAKLEKFSPYFLKDGLVRRLSSYDDPECTQVNTVNEWYANRHDELQERELKKATNVITERFSPGRSFGLKTHRYMTLGPEIEHVMEFYSKARHDNLFSRVQTATEMTETFQDRSDFLDCWHVIYELLEPAQNLGVERRIQKVVAKFHRDRSKPASQDRAELVFQISQNRIEITYHLEDNSIIPDFIIFEKPSNIDDPFSDKMVSSFKVDPLAEPFTNMDLYQTLMAMMKEEKKFLISIKDSEDEVRSILEVREQEESAIMLKISMYDMARNEKARQEKEKLKDLARETQLKEEYEDVDILTPVSSRQGDSECLSVHSHADWPNNQKQRLMDKRKPKPKPNPIMARFQKETRELLKKQQWYQMNKSNLTKQDEEEYLTYCAEAKFRIKLLKLRLDCAADGADLIGQ, from the exons ATGGATAAACAGACTAACTTTGTCGAAGAAATTGTTAGTGAATTGGTGGAAAATCTACCACTGCGCCCCACGCGGCATGCGGCAGGAACTGCAGGGGCCGGAGCTGGTGTTTCCACGCttgatgatggagagagaccCGCAAACACCCCGCACACATCTCCCACCCAAG TGCCGTCTGAAGTTGAGCCTAATATGGAGGAGGCCAAactgaaggagaaggaggacagagaggagaaggaggaggccaaactgaaggagaaggaggaggccaaactgaaggagaaggaggatggagaggagaaggaggaggccAAACTGAAGGAGGAGGacggagaggagaaggaggaggccaaactgaaggagaaggaggacggagaggagaaggaggaggccaaactgaaggagaaggaggaggccAAACTGAAGGAGGacggagaggagaaggaggaggccaaactgaaggagaaggaggacggagaggagaaggaggaggtcGAACTGAAGGAGGacggagaggagaaggaggaggccaaactgaaggagaaggaggacggagaggagaaggaggaggccaaactgaaggagaaggaggacggagaggagaaggaggaggccaaactgaaggagaaggaggacagagaggagaaggaggaggccaaactgaaggagaaggaggacggagaggagaaggaggaggtcaaactgaaggagaaggaggatggagaggagaaggaggaggccaaactgaaggagaaggaggacagagaggagaaggaggaggccaaactgaaggagaaggaggacggagaggagaaggaggaggccaaactgaaggagaaggaggatggagaggagaaggaggaggccAAACTGAAGGAGGatggagaggagaaggaggaggccAAACTGAAGGAGGacggagaggagaaggaggaggccaaactgaaggagaaggaggagggagaagagaaggagaagggagaagagaaggaggagggagaagagaaggaggaaggaGAAGCGAAGAAGgagggagaagagaaggaggagggagaagagaaggaggagggagaAGAGGTGGAGGAGGGAGAACGTGCGGTGCT GTCGGAGCAGAAGCCTAAATTAGACCAGGCCGAATGTCCTGTCTCATACAGCGAGAACTCGGCTGAAGAGAAGCTGTTGGTGTCCATGGCTGAAGACCTCCACGCTCGGTACTCGTCTCAGTACCCTGACCGCAAACCGCTGCTACTCTGCCCAGTCAATGAGTTTGGAGTAAAG AAGTTTGTGTGCACCACGCTGCGGCGTATACCGATACCGTACCGTGAGCTGTATGCCTGGCAGGGCTGTGCTAGTTTCATCTCTGACTTTTTGACTTTGGAGCTGCTGGAATGTCCAAGTGAAATA CCGAAACAGCTGTACTCTCCAACGTGGGTGGTGCGGAATCAGAGAGGTACGTGTTTTGATTACGCCACCTTGCTCTGCAGTTTATTGCTGGGCACAGGCTACAATGCGTACTGTGTCAGCGGCTACGCCGTCAAGGAGGTGTGTCTGCTCGATCTGAGCAACCAGGAGTGTCCACTACTCAAACCTCAGGACACG GTTGAGGAGACGCGGTCTGAGCAGAAGAAGAAACTGAAGTACATGGTTAAACCACCACGAGAGCTGAAAAGCACCTTCAAGCAGCGTCAGGAGGAGAAAAAACTTCAAGAGCATCACGCAATGCTCGCCAAACAGCAGGAAGCCGAGAGACTAAAGGAG GAGCAGGAGCATTCTCCAGATCCTCTGTGGGGCCTACGGGTTCACAGCTGGGTTCTAGTTCTGGCAGGGAAACGTGACATATCGGAGAGCTTCTTCATCGACCCGCTCTCGGGCCAGAGCTATCCCACGTCCAGCGCGTGTTTCCTCGGCATCGAGAGTGTCTGGAACCATGAGAACTACTGGGTCAACATACAGGACTGCCGCTCCGGCTGTACG GAGATGACATATGACCTGCGTGATGTGCTAAAGTGGGAGTGCATGATGTTGTCCAGTAGCAGTTCACCACTAGACCCTCCTGatgaaacagaagaagaaaatgaggaGCAGAATGAT gaGGAGACAGAAGAGCCTAAGGGTTATGAGATGCCTCAGTCTTGGGTTACACAAATCCACATCTCAGAAGAAG atCTGGAAAGTCGCTTCCCTGGTGGGTCGAAGGTTATCTGTTACAAGAACGCCAAGCTGGAGAAGTTTTCCCCTTATTTCCTGAAGGACGGATTAGTCAGAAGACTCTCTAGTTATGATGACCCGGAAT GCACTCAAGTCAACACGGTGAATGAGTGGTATGCGAACCGGCATGATGAGCTCCAGGAGAGGGAACTGAAGAAAGCCACCAATGTCATTACAGAGCGTTTCTCACCAGGAAGGAGCTTCGGCCTAAAAA CTCATAGGTACATGACTCTGGGACCTGAGATCGAGCATGTTATGGAGTTCTACAGCAAAGCTCGACATGACAACTTGTTCAGTCGAGTCCAGACGGCGACAGAGATGACGGAGACGTTTCAGGACCGTTCTGACTTCCTGGATTGCTGGCACGTCATTTATGAACTTTTGGAGCCGGCACAAAATCTTGGAGTTGAGCGACGCATTCAG AAGGTTGTGGCAAAATTCCACAGGGATCGATCCAAACCAGCCAGCCAGGATAGGGCTGAACTAGTTTTCCAGATTTCGCAGAATCGAATTGAGATTACGTATCATCTGGAGGACAACAGTATCATTCCAGATTTTATCATCTTTGAAAAACCTTCTAACATTGACGACCCCTTCTCCGACAAGATGGTCTCCAGCTTTAAG GTGGACCCGTTGGCAGAACCCTTCACAAACATGGACCTGTACCAGACCCTCATGGCAATgatgaaggaggagaagaaattCTTAATCAGTATCAAGGACTCTGAGGATGaa gtgaGGAGCATCTTAGAGGTAAGAGAGCAGGAGGAGAGTGCCATTATGCTTAAGATCTCCATGTACGACATGGCCAGGAATGAGAAGGCACGCCAAGAGAAGGAAAAGCTG AAGGACCTGGCCCGAGAGACGCAACTGAAGGAAGAGTACGAGGATGTGGACATCTTGACTCCGGTCTCGTCTCGGCAGGGAGACTCGGAGTGCCTGAGCGTGCATAGCCATGCAGACTGGCCCAACAACCAAAAGCAGAGACTTATGGACAAGCGCAAGCCCAAACCCAAGCCCAATCCCATCATGGCTCGATTTCAAAAG gagaCTCGCGAGCTCCTGAAAAAGCAGCAGTGGTACCAAATGAACAAGTCCAACTTGACAAAACAGGATGAGGAAGAATATTTGACCTACTGCGCCGAAGCCAAGTTCAGAATCAAACTTTTGAAACTGCGCCTCGACTG TGCTGCAGACGGTgcagatctgattggtcagtag
- the LOC128606516 gene encoding dynein regulatory complex subunit 7-like isoform X3, whose translation MDKQTNFVEEIVSELVENLPLRPTRHAAGTAGAGAGVSTLDDGERPANTPHTSPTQVPSEVEPNMEEAKLKEKEDREEKEEAKLKEKEEAKLKEKEDGEEKEEAKLKEEDGEEKEEAKLKEKEDGEEKEEAKLKEKEEGEEKEEGEEKEEGEAKKEGEEKEEGEEKEEGEEVEEGERAVLSEQKPKLDQAECPVSYSENSAEEKLLVSMAEDLHARYSSQYPDRKPLLLCPVNEFGVKKFVCTTLRRIPIPYRELYAWQGCASFISDFLTLELLECPSEIPKQLYSPTWVVRNQRGTCFDYATLLCSLLLGTGYNAYCVSGYAVKEVCLLDLSNQECPLLKPQDTVEETRSEQKKKLKYMVKPPRELKSTFKQRQEEKKLQEHHAMLAKQQEAERLKEEQEHSPDPLWGLRVHSWVLVLAGKRDISESFFIDPLSGQSYPTSSACFLGIESVWNHENYWVNIQDCRSGCTEMTYDLRDVLKWECMMLSSSSSPLDPPDETEEENEEQNDEETEEPKGYEMPQSWVTQIHISEEDLESRFPGGSKVICYKNAKLEKFSPYFLKDGLVRRLSSYDDPECTQVNTVNEWYANRHDELQERELKKATNVITERFSPGRSFGLKTHRYMTLGPEIEHVMEFYSKARHDNLFSRVQTATEMTETFQDRSDFLDCWHVIYELLEPAQNLGVERRIQKVVAKFHRDRSKPASQDRAELVFQISQNRIEITYHLEDNSIIPDFIIFEKPSNIDDPFSDKMVSSFKVDPLAEPFTNMDLYQTLMAMMKEEKKFLISIKDSEDEVRSILEVREQEESAIMLKISMYDMARNEKARQEKEKLKDLARETQLKEEYEDVDILTPVSSRQGDSECLSVHSHADWPNNQKQRLMDKRKPKPKPNPIMARFQKETRELLKKQQWYQMNKSNLTKQDEEEYLTYCAEAKFRIKLLKLRLDCAADGADLIGQ comes from the exons ATGGATAAACAGACTAACTTTGTCGAAGAAATTGTTAGTGAATTGGTGGAAAATCTACCACTGCGCCCCACGCGGCATGCGGCAGGAACTGCAGGGGCCGGAGCTGGTGTTTCCACGCttgatgatggagagagaccCGCAAACACCCCGCACACATCTCCCACCCAAG TGCCGTCTGAAGTTGAGCCTAATATGGAGGAGGCCAAactgaaggagaaggaggacagagaggagaaggaggaggccaaactgaaggagaaggaggaggccaaactgaaggagaaggaggatggagaggagaaggaggaggccAAACTGAAGGAGGAGGacggagaggagaaggaggaggccaaactgaaggagaaggaggacggagaggagaaggaggaggccaaactgaaggagaaggaggag ggagaagagaaggaggagggagaagagaaggaggaaggaGAAGCGAAGAAGgagggagaagagaaggaggagggagaagagaaggaggagggagaAGAGGTGGAGGAGGGAGAACGTGCGGTGCT GTCGGAGCAGAAGCCTAAATTAGACCAGGCCGAATGTCCTGTCTCATACAGCGAGAACTCGGCTGAAGAGAAGCTGTTGGTGTCCATGGCTGAAGACCTCCACGCTCGGTACTCGTCTCAGTACCCTGACCGCAAACCGCTGCTACTCTGCCCAGTCAATGAGTTTGGAGTAAAG AAGTTTGTGTGCACCACGCTGCGGCGTATACCGATACCGTACCGTGAGCTGTATGCCTGGCAGGGCTGTGCTAGTTTCATCTCTGACTTTTTGACTTTGGAGCTGCTGGAATGTCCAAGTGAAATA CCGAAACAGCTGTACTCTCCAACGTGGGTGGTGCGGAATCAGAGAGGTACGTGTTTTGATTACGCCACCTTGCTCTGCAGTTTATTGCTGGGCACAGGCTACAATGCGTACTGTGTCAGCGGCTACGCCGTCAAGGAGGTGTGTCTGCTCGATCTGAGCAACCAGGAGTGTCCACTACTCAAACCTCAGGACACG GTTGAGGAGACGCGGTCTGAGCAGAAGAAGAAACTGAAGTACATGGTTAAACCACCACGAGAGCTGAAAAGCACCTTCAAGCAGCGTCAGGAGGAGAAAAAACTTCAAGAGCATCACGCAATGCTCGCCAAACAGCAGGAAGCCGAGAGACTAAAGGAG GAGCAGGAGCATTCTCCAGATCCTCTGTGGGGCCTACGGGTTCACAGCTGGGTTCTAGTTCTGGCAGGGAAACGTGACATATCGGAGAGCTTCTTCATCGACCCGCTCTCGGGCCAGAGCTATCCCACGTCCAGCGCGTGTTTCCTCGGCATCGAGAGTGTCTGGAACCATGAGAACTACTGGGTCAACATACAGGACTGCCGCTCCGGCTGTACG GAGATGACATATGACCTGCGTGATGTGCTAAAGTGGGAGTGCATGATGTTGTCCAGTAGCAGTTCACCACTAGACCCTCCTGatgaaacagaagaagaaaatgaggaGCAGAATGAT gaGGAGACAGAAGAGCCTAAGGGTTATGAGATGCCTCAGTCTTGGGTTACACAAATCCACATCTCAGAAGAAG atCTGGAAAGTCGCTTCCCTGGTGGGTCGAAGGTTATCTGTTACAAGAACGCCAAGCTGGAGAAGTTTTCCCCTTATTTCCTGAAGGACGGATTAGTCAGAAGACTCTCTAGTTATGATGACCCGGAAT GCACTCAAGTCAACACGGTGAATGAGTGGTATGCGAACCGGCATGATGAGCTCCAGGAGAGGGAACTGAAGAAAGCCACCAATGTCATTACAGAGCGTTTCTCACCAGGAAGGAGCTTCGGCCTAAAAA CTCATAGGTACATGACTCTGGGACCTGAGATCGAGCATGTTATGGAGTTCTACAGCAAAGCTCGACATGACAACTTGTTCAGTCGAGTCCAGACGGCGACAGAGATGACGGAGACGTTTCAGGACCGTTCTGACTTCCTGGATTGCTGGCACGTCATTTATGAACTTTTGGAGCCGGCACAAAATCTTGGAGTTGAGCGACGCATTCAG AAGGTTGTGGCAAAATTCCACAGGGATCGATCCAAACCAGCCAGCCAGGATAGGGCTGAACTAGTTTTCCAGATTTCGCAGAATCGAATTGAGATTACGTATCATCTGGAGGACAACAGTATCATTCCAGATTTTATCATCTTTGAAAAACCTTCTAACATTGACGACCCCTTCTCCGACAAGATGGTCTCCAGCTTTAAG GTGGACCCGTTGGCAGAACCCTTCACAAACATGGACCTGTACCAGACCCTCATGGCAATgatgaaggaggagaagaaattCTTAATCAGTATCAAGGACTCTGAGGATGaa gtgaGGAGCATCTTAGAGGTAAGAGAGCAGGAGGAGAGTGCCATTATGCTTAAGATCTCCATGTACGACATGGCCAGGAATGAGAAGGCACGCCAAGAGAAGGAAAAGCTG AAGGACCTGGCCCGAGAGACGCAACTGAAGGAAGAGTACGAGGATGTGGACATCTTGACTCCGGTCTCGTCTCGGCAGGGAGACTCGGAGTGCCTGAGCGTGCATAGCCATGCAGACTGGCCCAACAACCAAAAGCAGAGACTTATGGACAAGCGCAAGCCCAAACCCAAGCCCAATCCCATCATGGCTCGATTTCAAAAG gagaCTCGCGAGCTCCTGAAAAAGCAGCAGTGGTACCAAATGAACAAGTCCAACTTGACAAAACAGGATGAGGAAGAATATTTGACCTACTGCGCCGAAGCCAAGTTCAGAATCAAACTTTTGAAACTGCGCCTCGACTG TGCTGCAGACGGTgcagatctgattggtcagtag
- the LOC128606516 gene encoding dynein regulatory complex subunit 7-like isoform X2 gives MDKQTNFVEEIVSELVENLPLRPTRHAAGTAGAGAGVSTLDDGERPANTPHTSPTQVEPNMEEAKLKEKEDREEKEEAKLKEKEEAKLKEKEDGEEKEEAKLKEEDGEEKEEAKLKEKEDGEEKEEAKLKEKEEAKLKEDGEEKEEAKLKEKEDGEEKEEVELKEDGEEKEEAKLKEKEDGEEKEEAKLKEKEDGEEKEEAKLKEKEDREEKEEAKLKEKEDGEEKEEVKLKEKEDGEEKEEAKLKEKEDREEKEEAKLKEKEDGEEKEEAKLKEKEDGEEKEEAKLKEDGEEKEEAKLKEDGEEKEEAKLKEKEEGEEKEKGEEKEEGEEKEEGEAKKEGEEKEEGEEKEEGEEVEEGERAVLSEQKPKLDQAECPVSYSENSAEEKLLVSMAEDLHARYSSQYPDRKPLLLCPVNEFGVKKFVCTTLRRIPIPYRELYAWQGCASFISDFLTLELLECPSEIPKQLYSPTWVVRNQRGTCFDYATLLCSLLLGTGYNAYCVSGYAVKEVCLLDLSNQECPLLKPQDTVEETRSEQKKKLKYMVKPPRELKSTFKQRQEEKKLQEHHAMLAKQQEAERLKEEQEHSPDPLWGLRVHSWVLVLAGKRDISESFFIDPLSGQSYPTSSACFLGIESVWNHENYWVNIQDCRSGCTEMTYDLRDVLKWECMMLSSSSSPLDPPDETEEENEEQNDEETEEPKGYEMPQSWVTQIHISEEDLESRFPGGSKVICYKNAKLEKFSPYFLKDGLVRRLSSYDDPECTQVNTVNEWYANRHDELQERELKKATNVITERFSPGRSFGLKTHRYMTLGPEIEHVMEFYSKARHDNLFSRVQTATEMTETFQDRSDFLDCWHVIYELLEPAQNLGVERRIQKVVAKFHRDRSKPASQDRAELVFQISQNRIEITYHLEDNSIIPDFIIFEKPSNIDDPFSDKMVSSFKVDPLAEPFTNMDLYQTLMAMMKEEKKFLISIKDSEDEVRSILEVREQEESAIMLKISMYDMARNEKARQEKEKLKDLARETQLKEEYEDVDILTPVSSRQGDSECLSVHSHADWPNNQKQRLMDKRKPKPKPNPIMARFQKETRELLKKQQWYQMNKSNLTKQDEEEYLTYCAEAKFRIKLLKLRLDCAADGADLIGQ, from the exons ATGGATAAACAGACTAACTTTGTCGAAGAAATTGTTAGTGAATTGGTGGAAAATCTACCACTGCGCCCCACGCGGCATGCGGCAGGAACTGCAGGGGCCGGAGCTGGTGTTTCCACGCttgatgatggagagagaccCGCAAACACCCCGCACACATCTCCCACCCAAG TTGAGCCTAATATGGAGGAGGCCAAactgaaggagaaggaggacagagaggagaaggaggaggccaaactgaaggagaaggaggaggccaaactgaaggagaaggaggatggagaggagaaggaggaggccAAACTGAAGGAGGAGGacggagaggagaaggaggaggccaaactgaaggagaaggaggacggagaggagaaggaggaggccaaactgaaggagaaggaggaggccAAACTGAAGGAGGacggagaggagaaggaggaggccaaactgaaggagaaggaggacggagaggagaaggaggaggtcGAACTGAAGGAGGacggagaggagaaggaggaggccaaactgaaggagaaggaggacggagaggagaaggaggaggccaaactgaaggagaaggaggacggagaggagaaggaggaggccaaactgaaggagaaggaggacagagaggagaaggaggaggccaaactgaaggagaaggaggacggagaggagaaggaggaggtcaaactgaaggagaaggaggatggagaggagaaggaggaggccaaactgaaggagaaggaggacagagaggagaaggaggaggccaaactgaaggagaaggaggacggagaggagaaggaggaggccaaactgaaggagaaggaggatggagaggagaaggaggaggccAAACTGAAGGAGGatggagaggagaaggaggaggccAAACTGAAGGAGGacggagaggagaaggaggaggccaaactgaaggagaaggaggagggagaagagaaggagaagggagaagagaaggaggagggagaagagaaggaggaaggaGAAGCGAAGAAGgagggagaagagaaggaggagggagaagagaaggaggagggagaAGAGGTGGAGGAGGGAGAACGTGCGGTGCT GTCGGAGCAGAAGCCTAAATTAGACCAGGCCGAATGTCCTGTCTCATACAGCGAGAACTCGGCTGAAGAGAAGCTGTTGGTGTCCATGGCTGAAGACCTCCACGCTCGGTACTCGTCTCAGTACCCTGACCGCAAACCGCTGCTACTCTGCCCAGTCAATGAGTTTGGAGTAAAG AAGTTTGTGTGCACCACGCTGCGGCGTATACCGATACCGTACCGTGAGCTGTATGCCTGGCAGGGCTGTGCTAGTTTCATCTCTGACTTTTTGACTTTGGAGCTGCTGGAATGTCCAAGTGAAATA CCGAAACAGCTGTACTCTCCAACGTGGGTGGTGCGGAATCAGAGAGGTACGTGTTTTGATTACGCCACCTTGCTCTGCAGTTTATTGCTGGGCACAGGCTACAATGCGTACTGTGTCAGCGGCTACGCCGTCAAGGAGGTGTGTCTGCTCGATCTGAGCAACCAGGAGTGTCCACTACTCAAACCTCAGGACACG GTTGAGGAGACGCGGTCTGAGCAGAAGAAGAAACTGAAGTACATGGTTAAACCACCACGAGAGCTGAAAAGCACCTTCAAGCAGCGTCAGGAGGAGAAAAAACTTCAAGAGCATCACGCAATGCTCGCCAAACAGCAGGAAGCCGAGAGACTAAAGGAG GAGCAGGAGCATTCTCCAGATCCTCTGTGGGGCCTACGGGTTCACAGCTGGGTTCTAGTTCTGGCAGGGAAACGTGACATATCGGAGAGCTTCTTCATCGACCCGCTCTCGGGCCAGAGCTATCCCACGTCCAGCGCGTGTTTCCTCGGCATCGAGAGTGTCTGGAACCATGAGAACTACTGGGTCAACATACAGGACTGCCGCTCCGGCTGTACG GAGATGACATATGACCTGCGTGATGTGCTAAAGTGGGAGTGCATGATGTTGTCCAGTAGCAGTTCACCACTAGACCCTCCTGatgaaacagaagaagaaaatgaggaGCAGAATGAT gaGGAGACAGAAGAGCCTAAGGGTTATGAGATGCCTCAGTCTTGGGTTACACAAATCCACATCTCAGAAGAAG atCTGGAAAGTCGCTTCCCTGGTGGGTCGAAGGTTATCTGTTACAAGAACGCCAAGCTGGAGAAGTTTTCCCCTTATTTCCTGAAGGACGGATTAGTCAGAAGACTCTCTAGTTATGATGACCCGGAAT GCACTCAAGTCAACACGGTGAATGAGTGGTATGCGAACCGGCATGATGAGCTCCAGGAGAGGGAACTGAAGAAAGCCACCAATGTCATTACAGAGCGTTTCTCACCAGGAAGGAGCTTCGGCCTAAAAA CTCATAGGTACATGACTCTGGGACCTGAGATCGAGCATGTTATGGAGTTCTACAGCAAAGCTCGACATGACAACTTGTTCAGTCGAGTCCAGACGGCGACAGAGATGACGGAGACGTTTCAGGACCGTTCTGACTTCCTGGATTGCTGGCACGTCATTTATGAACTTTTGGAGCCGGCACAAAATCTTGGAGTTGAGCGACGCATTCAG AAGGTTGTGGCAAAATTCCACAGGGATCGATCCAAACCAGCCAGCCAGGATAGGGCTGAACTAGTTTTCCAGATTTCGCAGAATCGAATTGAGATTACGTATCATCTGGAGGACAACAGTATCATTCCAGATTTTATCATCTTTGAAAAACCTTCTAACATTGACGACCCCTTCTCCGACAAGATGGTCTCCAGCTTTAAG GTGGACCCGTTGGCAGAACCCTTCACAAACATGGACCTGTACCAGACCCTCATGGCAATgatgaaggaggagaagaaattCTTAATCAGTATCAAGGACTCTGAGGATGaa gtgaGGAGCATCTTAGAGGTAAGAGAGCAGGAGGAGAGTGCCATTATGCTTAAGATCTCCATGTACGACATGGCCAGGAATGAGAAGGCACGCCAAGAGAAGGAAAAGCTG AAGGACCTGGCCCGAGAGACGCAACTGAAGGAAGAGTACGAGGATGTGGACATCTTGACTCCGGTCTCGTCTCGGCAGGGAGACTCGGAGTGCCTGAGCGTGCATAGCCATGCAGACTGGCCCAACAACCAAAAGCAGAGACTTATGGACAAGCGCAAGCCCAAACCCAAGCCCAATCCCATCATGGCTCGATTTCAAAAG gagaCTCGCGAGCTCCTGAAAAAGCAGCAGTGGTACCAAATGAACAAGTCCAACTTGACAAAACAGGATGAGGAAGAATATTTGACCTACTGCGCCGAAGCCAAGTTCAGAATCAAACTTTTGAAACTGCGCCTCGACTG TGCTGCAGACGGTgcagatctgattggtcagtag